Genomic window (Arctopsyche grandis isolate Sample6627 chromosome 5, ASM5162203v2, whole genome shotgun sequence):
aagatatggaagatacagattcggaattagaggccagtgaaaatgaagacgaagaagtgtatacatcgaatcatggatttcaatggaattcattaccaccatcatcctcaagacgtagagagtgcaatattgttaccgaaaattcaggacttataaatggtagcactactgtaaatactattagagaaatgttctctttgtttataaattcaaatatggtgaGAGAAATATGTGAACAAACGAATCGTCAGTTACATCGTACATCCACGAAAATTATCGAGCCGATATTGGCAGAAGAATTGCTTGCATTCATTTGAATAATGCTTGCGTCTGGCAGAAATAGGACCCGAAAATTAAGCTTAAATGAATTGTGGACTAATGACAGCGCTTTTTGCCAACCATTTTTTACGGCATCTATGTCTCGGGATAGGTTCATCACAATATTCAGTCAAATTCGTTTTGACGACAAAGAAACCAGACAAGAAAGAATACACGTGTCGTCTGATAAATTAGAACCTATCaggacaatttttaataaatttgtagaAGAATGTAAACGTAATAATTCTCCAAGTTGCAACATTACTGTGGATGAACGTTTGGCTACCTATAGAGGCAATTGCCCATTCCGCGTGTATATGAAGTCGAAACCCGGTAgatatggaataaaaatgtgggtatcggctgactcttcaacagcatatatattaaatatacaggttTATACAGGTATGGTTAATAATTGCCGAGAGATAAATCAAGGGAATCGTGTAGTGATGGATTAAGTTCAACCGCAATATGGCACCAATAGAGGTGTAACAACGGACAACTTTTTTACTTCGGTGGCATTAGCTGATAACCTTTTAGATAAAGGGCTAACTCTAACTGGTACCCTACGTAAAAATAAACGGGAAATTCCTAAAGAATTTTTACCATCGAAACATAGACTTTTACACAGTAGCTTGTTTGGTTTTACATCAACCAAGACATTAGTTTCGTAtgtgccaaaaaaaaataaagcagtttTGCTATTGTCTACTCAATTTCATGACAGTGAAGTGAGTAGTCATGAAGAAAAGAAGCcggaaataataatgttttataataaaacaaaaggtgCAGTAGATACCGgcgataaaatgtttttatggagatgctggatatagctgcgctaaatgcatatttgctatgggcgcagaaatatccagaatggaaggcgaataacagaagtcgacgaaaattatttattagagaacttagtttggaattagctatgcccaatattgtattttttttatttacgtttacttctcatttttttttatcaatttatgtatttgtgtattaaaattattattgtgaaaataaatacatgaaaagtacatataaacatattttattttatttgatgaaaaaattgaatatatttttacgcaTAGGTTTTGAATCATCGCGTAATTCTGGCGGATGTGGCGTGATTTCTGATCAGCGAGTCGCGGAGTGGGGGCCTAGTGTTCGTCCTCACTTGGAGATGGGCGGCCTTCTGGGATTGTCGTTCACGCGTCTTCAATTTCATGCTTTTTAGATCGTTTTTAGCAGTATATTAccaatattgatacatatatattaatttatatagatacggactattactatagtcatgaatagaaggaaaaatggttaaatattcatatttatcagACTTTAAAATCACGAATTTCTAGAACGACTGAGTCGACATCACCGCTGCACGCGTAATTTTTTAGCACCGTAAGGGAAAGGTTAAAGGAAACTATCGGCCTGAGAGTCAAATTTCCAAGGTCTGGTCGGCAACAAAACcaaggatagaacccgtgaccatacaATCGAAAACATTAAATGCTTACcactgacatatacatatgtatatgtagctggTTATGGGAAACCGTCTTTACACCCGCCTTTCCTCTAATGTTTCGGTGACTACCGCTAGACTCTCCACATTATTCTTGGAAATATGGCTAAATTAAGAAATAATCTTATTCCTACATGTTGTTGAgagtctctctgaaactgccagatctttgaggatggagatgttcgtgGGTCTTGCGGTCCATAAAATGATCAGAATCAGTTTTTAGCGCTACAATTTGAAGGCATCTAACATGCCCCTTTCTCTATTTTTAAGCGTCCATGCTTAGACTACACTAAGCATCACCATGGACCGCACTAGATGAATTTTCATCCTTATAATTATAGAAAGGTTTataaacaattattaaaattttctagaATATTTGATAAGGATAATGAAAGACAGTCAAAGTATTTGATAAACAAAGTAtttgataaacaaacaaaaattttttttatgagctttttaataataatttatatgagaTTAAAACATTAACAAACGTTAGAGTTTTTCATCGAAACGCCGTTTTCCACGATAGCTATCCTGATTTAGTCTTATTTATTTTGCTATTCAATTTTAGACAGCACTTCATAGTGAACAAGATTGATTTTAAGCTTACAAATGAAGTTACGTaaagttttaatgaaaattttgttttatgtatCAGCTTCGTGCTTTATGCCAGTAATATCTGATGAtatttgtaactacatatgtaaggtcacctatttttttttatgaattttatattattcagtcATGATATTTGTGTAAACATAAaagttgaatacatatgtacatatacatatgtacatacatacttagttTGGTagtagctatgtacatatacaattttgatTCGTTGGGGTGTATCAATTTATTCATGCATGATGATGTCATCTCGGTATTGTCCCGGATTTCTTATGTGTTCagtgtatttttcaataatcgaCCTCAGATAAATTGCGCGTGAAGATAGTGGATATTATGCGATATTAGTACGAAAGAGTTGGAAGGAGGTGTAAATGCGCCCTACTAACGcctttaaaaataatacgagCTTTCATAATATTCACCGTAATAACGAAGAAAAAAGCGACCTCCTACTGACTAAATCATAAGGTGTATAAGGCTTTCAATAATGTGCCCCATCCCCCTCCCTTAAATAGGGTTGGGGGTGGAGTTAAAGCGTAGAAGCCCTATTTTGATCCCCCATCACCGCTCCTCCTCCCTCCCCCTGTTCCATGGCCGCCGGGGTATGAATATATACTGCGGATTAGCGAGGGATTAAGCTCCCCCCTTCCTCCCGAATACCGGACCAAATTTGAATATCCTAGGACTGTGAAAATGGATTATGACAGGGGAAAAAAGAAAACGGGGGCACTAACGACAAAATTAAGTGATAGGGAAATTTGATAAATGACTGGCGGCGCTGGTGCGTCGAAATTAATGTGTTTAtgtcggggggggggggattttaTGCTAGGGGGGTCCCGTCGGGGCCACGGGGTATTAACTTGGGTTATCGCCAATATAGCGTCGATTCAATTGGATTCCAGCTGGAGTTAACGTAGAGAAGAAGGTTGGGAGAGGGGATATGAGCTACGACTTTGACTAAATTAACCTTTTGAAATCGGAAGAATTTTTCTCAAGAACctttgatgaaaattttcaaggTTTTCTTGTACCATAAGAATATTCTTTTATCTCtctttatatattacaaaacatacgaatgaaaatgtatgttcattttaccagatatatatgtatgtatatgaaaataaaaatatgtttttcattCTTTTACATATTCCCATTATGAGAAATATGGTTCATCTGATGAATTCAAAGAGAAAATCATATGGAAACCACATGAAAACATTGCTATGATTCCCGTTTCTGTTAGTATCAAAAATATTGAAGCCCaaggtaagcatacatatgcatatacatagagGATGGTACAACGATTGATAAAACTTAAGCTTATGTAtgtctaatagtttgtgcataaataaataagttggtttgtcaattttttattttatccacacTATAATTGGGCAAATTGTTTCATATAGTaacaaactagtttgttcatgaacgaacgaaatctAAGCTAGGACtgcaacatatatatacatatgtacatacatatgtatgcacatacatatgtatacaatatttccaatatttttatactttagtttagttatgtaatgtgctatttaatcatattatagctttcattcttttccttttcatttgtttattttgtatttacctttttcatttgttttacatttgtaaatttcaatttcttcttatattctattttataaccttttccaaatattttaatactatagtttaattatgcaatgttctacatatgatgtcatgcctttattctttactttttaatttgttttccttatatttatctttttcatttttgtaaaaatctattattggactcggatgttacatatattatttattttctatttgttttttttatacatatctatgtacatcctgtctgttgatttttcaattaataaaataaaataaataaaataaaatacatagagtATAAATTAGACTTGTTGATAACTTTTCCGTTTTGGTAATGTATTTTTACAGAATTTTCCTACTGTTGTACAAAATTTATCCTACCACGTTATtctttctatatttattttgtttggtACAAATCTATCAAGATTAACAGCTTagatttaaattacttttttaattaatcatatatgtattaaacacaaacattttataaacaTCATTAATATGCAATTGCAAATTATTTCCAaccttataaataataaattaataatataatcaagGAAATTTACTCTACATAatttgaacacatttgaaatttcatCGGTGTGTTCCAATTTTGGGGTTGGGATAGCTTTGACGACTGGGGGTGTACGCGACCGCCGAAAAGCCCGACGACCGCTATCGGGGTGTCCCGTTTACATTAACGGAAGGTGAGACCATTTATCTCGGTCGACCCCTCACCATCGAGGGGGTGGAAAGGGTGGATGGGGTACGCCAGCAATGATTTAGAGGGAAACGCTTCGCCACTGGCCCGGTTTGTTGCCGCAAAGTAAACAATCAACCCGTTGACACCATGTAGTACCTATGCCAGACAGGTTCAGgtacatatttaagtatgtatggaTGTTTAACACTGaaaacacatgcatacatatgtatgtgtatattataactaaataaattttatgacgaaagttttttttttgtacattttatcaATGATACATagacatatttatatttgtacatatttatgtttgtattaataaataaaaataattatatttttgtatgcattgattattaaaattaaataaataagtgtttatGATGAATACTTACAATGTGAAGTCCTTCTTTGTCTTTTAATAGATCCTATATGAGATCCGTCAACCGAAAAAGGTTATAAAGCATTGATCCACACCAAGGGTTTTTAAGATGATAATCGGGGGATAACTTACGTAATTTGGTTAAAATTTCTAGCCTCGTTtgtaacctatgtacatatgtatattatgataataacacaatatttgtaaattattatcattaccaaaaaaaaaaatgtaaaaagatCTTTAATCAAGAAATTGCACCATTATTGCAATAAAACTATTATAAAGTAGAGAAATTTCGACAATGCTATAATACGTCGATATGTATAAAGGTTGATTAGagaatttttgaaataatttgaatatttgaaagaCATACTTTAGAATCTTTTTTCTTGCATGCACACCATCTAAAGTTTAGATGGTGTGCATGCAAGAAAAAAGGTTGCCGTTAAAATGTAGATTATGcatagattattttattttatgcttttatAGTTCCAGAATTTTATGTTTTGTCACATAATTTAAAGCAGTCTAATTCTTCAATGCGCagtacatttattaatttcacccTGCTAATGTTACCATTAGCAGGCCCGGCAGCAAAGAGTCTTGatcctaaatatatttttgttgatatCCTCATTCCTGAGGATCGTGACCCCATTGATCTTTCAATGGGGAATGTTGACACTCCAGAACATCTCTCTCTATAACACTCTCTGTGCCAAGTGACAGCTACATAGAGGTTAAAACACTTCTATAGTTGGGCCACGAATTTCATCAATAGATTACTTAagttaatctattagtgaattgcaaacgtatgtatgtgagGAAGTATAAAAGCTTCGTATaagctttaaaaaaatttaaaccttATACGAAATGGGAGCTAAAAActgttataaatttttaactgTGTGGCCCGTGAGTTGTGAAGGGATGGTAGAAAGTCgtatttggatagctagctgtcaacACCTCAATCTGACATAATAttctgatgtaatttttaatgagttcgttgatGATTAAAATCCTCTAGCtttatgtcggagacattaacttacttcaatgtttaCTAACACTTATATGTTGGTAAGATATCATAGCGATCTGGAGAGTGGAAGTGAAGTTCTGTAACAAGAATTAAGTTTTGTATCAATTAGTTGGTCtggtg
Coding sequences:
- the LOC143912121 gene encoding uncharacterized protein LOC143912121, whose protein sequence is MEDTDSELEASENEDEEVYTSNHGFQWNSLPPSSSRRRECNIVTENSGLINGSTTVNTIREMFSLFINSNMVREICEQTNRQLHRTSTKIIEPILAEELLAFI